A genomic region of Catalinimonas niigatensis contains the following coding sequences:
- a CDS encoding DUF1592 domain-containing protein: MMSDHPKSYKIFFCICCFYCFFFTAFAQPKYDFIEDIRPVLDEHCFSCHNVGKVAGGINLEKYENQGRLLDDGHIWLDVVKQLQSGQMPPDTKPRLTDQEYEILVDGINDILISSLTENNPGRVVIRRLSHREYQYTIQDLMGVDFDTHAFFPSDGSGGSGFDNYARTLFFTPLKLERYYEAAEQIVKEAYDKPELWSAIVPHPYAPSFWDRTVLWLKGLFGNLDPLEHPTQAAEEVLIPFATKSYRRFLKPEEKDDLIKLFQTVYAGSDSLPTSERFAISIKEGIKAMLISPQFLYKVEDEQPTDKPYPLSNFELATRLSYFLWSSMPDQELFEAAYRQNLQDPQVMNVQVERMLQDPKIERFAESFITQWMGITKLKESSPVDPEKFPEFDEPLRQAMYQETVDYFSYILSESHNLLELIDSDYTFLNESLASHYGIPEVEGDRMRKVILNDRSRGGVMGMGSVLASTSLPLRTSPVLRGKWVLEEILGTPPPPPPPDVGELPEESSHEGASLRSLLEIHRDKDACRSCHQKMDPIGFGLEHYDAVGRWRDTYGAAEPIIAWDTLAGEPFNGPVELKKILFQKQDNFARTIAEKMFSYAIGRSIEFVDEPTMQNLTKALTENNFNSTTLIKELVNSYPFRYRTNDYGRKLDVL, encoded by the coding sequence AATATGAAAATCAGGGAAGATTACTGGATGACGGACATATCTGGCTGGATGTGGTCAAGCAACTGCAATCCGGACAGATGCCCCCTGATACCAAACCCCGCCTTACCGATCAGGAATATGAAATTCTGGTAGATGGGATCAACGATATATTGATTAGTTCATTAACAGAAAATAATCCGGGCAGAGTTGTCATTCGCAGACTGAGCCACCGAGAATATCAATACACCATTCAGGACTTGATGGGAGTTGACTTTGATACCCATGCTTTCTTCCCATCAGATGGGTCCGGTGGCAGTGGCTTTGACAATTATGCAAGAACACTGTTTTTCACCCCACTCAAGCTGGAAAGGTATTACGAAGCAGCAGAACAGATTGTAAAGGAAGCTTATGACAAGCCTGAGTTATGGTCTGCCATTGTTCCCCATCCCTATGCCCCTTCTTTTTGGGACAGAACAGTGCTTTGGCTTAAGGGTCTTTTCGGCAATCTTGATCCGCTTGAGCATCCAACCCAGGCCGCAGAAGAAGTATTGATTCCCTTCGCTACCAAATCCTACCGCCGCTTTCTGAAGCCAGAGGAAAAGGATGATCTGATTAAATTATTTCAAACAGTATATGCCGGTTCCGATAGTTTACCTACTTCAGAGCGCTTTGCTATATCCATCAAAGAAGGAATAAAGGCCATGCTTATTTCACCTCAATTCCTCTACAAGGTAGAAGATGAACAGCCTACAGACAAGCCCTATCCGCTGAGCAACTTTGAGCTGGCTACCCGTTTATCTTATTTCCTCTGGTCCAGCATGCCTGATCAGGAGCTTTTTGAGGCTGCTTACCGGCAAAACCTGCAAGATCCACAGGTGATGAATGTACAAGTAGAGAGAATGCTACAAGATCCGAAAATTGAGCGCTTTGCCGAAAGTTTTATCACCCAATGGATGGGTATAACCAAGCTTAAGGAAAGTAGCCCCGTTGATCCTGAAAAATTTCCTGAATTTGACGAGCCACTCAGGCAGGCAATGTATCAGGAAACCGTGGATTATTTTAGCTATATCCTTTCCGAAAGTCATAACCTCCTGGAGTTGATTGACAGTGATTATACCTTTCTCAATGAATCACTGGCTAGTCATTACGGCATCCCTGAAGTAGAAGGCGATCGTATGCGCAAAGTCATACTTAACGACCGTAGCCGTGGGGGTGTGATGGGCATGGGCAGTGTATTGGCCTCCACTTCTCTACCCTTGCGGACTAGCCCGGTACTCCGGGGCAAATGGGTGTTGGAAGAGATATTAGGTACACCTCCCCCACCTCCACCGCCAGATGTGGGTGAACTGCCAGAAGAATCCTCCCATGAAGGAGCCAGTCTACGAAGCTTATTGGAAATACACCGGGATAAGGATGCCTGCCGAAGCTGTCATCAGAAGATGGACCCTATTGGTTTTGGTCTGGAGCACTATGATGCAGTAGGCCGCTGGCGAGATACGTATGGTGCAGCAGAACCTATCATTGCCTGGGACACACTTGCCGGTGAGCCTTTTAACGGTCCGGTGGAGCTTAAAAAAATATTGTTCCAGAAGCAGGATAATTTTGCCAGAACCATCGCTGAAAAAATGTTTAGTTATGCAATTGGCCGCTCCATTGAGTTCGTAGACGAACCCACCATGCAAAATCTGACAAAGGCACTCACAGAGAACAATTTCAATTCTACCACTTTAATCAAAGAACTTGTAAATTCATATCCCTTCCGCTATCGTACCAATGATTACGGAAGAAAACTTGATGTACTATGA